One stretch of Streptomyces peucetius DNA includes these proteins:
- the rpsE gene encoding 30S ribosomal protein S5, with protein MAGPQRRGSGAGGGERRDRKGRDGGAAAAEKTAYVERVVAINRVAKVVKGGRRFSFTALVVVGDGDGTVGVGYGKAKEVPAAIAKGVEEAKKHFFKVPRIQGTIPHPIQGEKAAGVVLLKPAAPGTGVIAGGPVRAVLECAGVHDILSKSLGSDNAINIVHATVAALKGLQRPEEIAARRGLPLEDVAPAALLRARAGAGA; from the coding sequence ATGGCTGGACCCCAGCGCCGCGGAAGCGGTGCCGGTGGCGGCGAGCGGCGGGACCGGAAGGGTCGCGACGGTGGCGCAGCTGCCGCCGAGAAGACCGCGTACGTTGAGCGCGTTGTCGCGATCAACCGCGTCGCCAAGGTTGTCAAGGGTGGTCGTCGCTTCAGCTTCACCGCGCTCGTCGTGGTGGGTGACGGTGACGGCACCGTAGGCGTCGGTTACGGCAAGGCCAAGGAGGTGCCGGCCGCCATCGCCAAGGGTGTTGAGGAGGCCAAGAAGCACTTCTTCAAGGTCCCCCGTATCCAGGGCACCATCCCTCACCCGATCCAGGGTGAGAAGGCTGCCGGCGTCGTTCTGCTCAAGCCCGCCGCCCCCGGTACCGGTGTTATCGCCGGTGGCCCGGTGCGTGCCGTGCTCGAGTGCGCGGGCGTGCACGACATCCTGTCGAAGTCGCTCGGCTCGGACAACGCGATCAACATCGTGCACGCGACCGTGGCGGCCCTCAAGGGCCTGCAGCGTCCCGAGGAGATCGCGGCTCGCCGTGGTCTGCCCCTCGAGGACGTCGCCCCCGCGGCTCTGCTCCGTGCGCGTGCGGGAGCGGGTGCGTAA
- the rpmD gene encoding 50S ribosomal protein L30 yields the protein MARLKITQTKSYIGSKQNHRDTLRSLGLKRLNDVVVKEDRPEFRGMVHTVRHLVTVEEVD from the coding sequence ATGGCCCGCCTCAAGATCACGCAGACGAAGTCGTACATCGGCAGCAAGCAGAACCACCGCGACACCCTGCGCTCGCTCGGGCTCAAGCGCCTGAACGACGTGGTCGTCAAGGAGGACCGCCCCGAGTTCCGCGGAATGGTGCACACCGTCCGCCACCTCGTGACGGTCGAGGAGGTCGACTGA
- the rplO gene encoding 50S ribosomal protein L15: MAENNPLKVHNLRPAPGAKTAKTRVGRGEASKGKTAGRGTKGTKARYQVPERFEGGQMPLHMRLPKLKGFKNPFRTEYQVVNLDKLAALYPEGGEVTVADLVDKGAVRKNSLVKVLGQGEISVALQVTVDAVSGSAKEKIAAAGGTVTELV, encoded by the coding sequence ATGGCGGAGAACAACCCGCTGAAGGTCCACAACCTCCGTCCCGCCCCGGGCGCCAAGACCGCCAAGACCCGTGTGGGTCGTGGTGAGGCGTCGAAGGGTAAGACGGCCGGTCGTGGTACCAAGGGCACCAAGGCCCGTTACCAGGTTCCGGAGCGCTTCGAGGGTGGGCAGATGCCCCTCCACATGCGTCTCCCGAAGCTCAAGGGCTTCAAGAACCCGTTCCGCACCGAGTACCAGGTCGTGAACCTGGACAAGCTCGCGGCCCTCTACCCCGAGGGTGGCGAGGTCACCGTTGCCGACCTGGTCGACAAGGGCGCCGTGCGCAAGAACAGCCTCGTCAAGGTCCTGGGCCAGGGCGAGATCTCCGTGGCGCTGCAGGTGACGGTCGACGCCGTCTCCGGCTCCGCCAAGGAGAAGATCGCCGCCGCCGGCGGCACCGTCACCGAGCTCGTCTGA
- the rplE gene encoding 50S ribosomal protein L5, producing the protein MATTTTPRLKTKYREEIAGKLREEFSYENVMQVPGLVKIVVNMGVGDAARDSKLIDGAIRDLTTITGQKPAVTKARKSIAQFKLREGQPIGAHVTLRGDRMWEFLDRTLSLALPRIRDFRGLSPKQFDGRGNYTFGLTEQVMFHEIDQDKIDRVRGMDITVVTTATNDDEGRALLRHLGFPFKEA; encoded by the coding sequence ATGGCTACCACCACCACTCCGCGTCTGAAGACGAAGTACCGCGAGGAGATCGCGGGCAAGCTGCGTGAGGAGTTCTCCTACGAGAACGTCATGCAGGTCCCGGGCCTCGTCAAGATCGTGGTCAACATGGGTGTGGGCGACGCCGCCCGCGACTCCAAGCTGATCGACGGCGCGATTCGCGACCTCACCACGATCACCGGTCAGAAGCCGGCCGTCACCAAGGCCCGCAAGTCCATCGCGCAGTTCAAGCTGCGTGAGGGCCAGCCGATCGGTGCCCACGTCACGCTCCGTGGCGACCGCATGTGGGAGTTCCTGGACCGCACCCTGTCGCTCGCGCTTCCGCGCATCCGCGACTTCCGCGGCCTGTCCCCCAAGCAGTTCGACGGCCGTGGCAACTACACCTTCGGTCTCACGGAGCAGGTCATGTTCCACGAGATCGACCAGGACAAGATCGACCGCGTCCGGGGTATGGACATCACCGTGGTCACCACGGCGACCAACGACGACGAGGGCCGTGCCCTTCTGCGTCACCTCGGCTTCCCGTTCAAGGAGGCGTAA
- the rplF gene encoding 50S ribosomal protein L6, with amino-acid sequence MSRIGKLPIQVPAGVDVTIDGRTVTVKGSKGTLTHTVAAPIEIVKGEEGVLNVTRPNDERQNKALHGLSRTLVANMITGVTQGYTKALEISGVGYRVAAKGSNLEFQLGYSHPILVEAPEGISFKVESPTKFSVEGIDKQKVGEVAANIRKLRKPDPYKAKGVKYAGEVIRRKVGKAGK; translated from the coding sequence ATGTCGCGAATCGGCAAGCTCCCCATCCAGGTTCCCGCCGGTGTGGACGTCACCATCGATGGCCGCACGGTCACCGTGAAGGGTTCCAAGGGAACGCTCACGCACACCGTCGCCGCGCCGATCGAGATTGTTAAGGGCGAGGAGGGCGTGCTCAACGTCACCCGTCCCAACGACGAGCGTCAGAACAAGGCCCTGCACGGCCTGTCCCGCACGCTGGTGGCGAACATGATCACCGGTGTGACCCAGGGATACACCAAGGCGCTCGAGATCAGCGGTGTCGGTTACCGCGTGGCCGCGAAGGGCTCCAACCTGGAGTTCCAGCTCGGTTACAGCCACCCGATCCTGGTGGAGGCGCCCGAGGGCATCTCCTTCAAGGTCGAGTCGCCGACCAAGTTCTCGGTCGAGGGCATCGACAAGCAGAAGGTCGGCGAGGTCGCCGCTAACATCCGCAAGCTGCGCAAGCCCGACCCGTACAAGGCCAAGGGCGTCAAGTACGCGGGCGAGGTCATCCGCCGCAAGGTCGGAAAGGCGGGTAAGTAA
- the rplX gene encoding 50S ribosomal protein L24 — translation MKIKKGDLVQVITGKDKGKQGKVIQAFPREDRVLVEGVNRVKKHTKAGQTARGSQTGGIVTTEAPIHVSNVQLVVEKDGKKVVTRVGFRFDDEGNKIRVAKRTGEDI, via the coding sequence ATGAAGATCAAGAAGGGCGACCTGGTTCAGGTCATCACCGGTAAGGACAAGGGCAAGCAGGGCAAGGTCATTCAGGCCTTCCCCCGCGAGGACCGCGTCCTTGTCGAGGGTGTCAACCGGGTCAAGAAGCACACCAAGGCCGGCCAGACCGCTCGTGGTTCGCAGACCGGTGGCATCGTCACGACCGAGGCCCCGATTCACGTGAGCAATGTTCAGCTCGTCGTGGAGAAGGACGGCAAGAAGGTCGTGACTCGCGTCGGATTCCGCTTCGACGACGAGGGCAACAAGATCCGCGTTGCCAAGCGGACGGGTGAGGACATCTGA
- a CDS encoding type Z 30S ribosomal protein S14, with protein sequence MAKKALIAKAARKPKFGVRAYTRCQRCGRPHSVYRKFGLCRVCLREMAHRGELPGVTKSSW encoded by the coding sequence ATGGCGAAGAAGGCTCTGATTGCCAAGGCTGCTCGTAAGCCCAAGTTCGGTGTGCGTGCGTACACCCGCTGCCAGCGCTGCGGCCGTCCGCACTCCGTGTACCGCAAGTTCGGCCTGTGCCGCGTGTGCCTTCGTGAGATGGCTCACCGTGGCGAGCTGCCGGGCGTGACCAAGAGCTCCTGGTAG
- the rplR gene encoding 50S ribosomal protein L18 translates to MAYGVKIAKGDAYKRAAIKRRHIRVRKHVSGTPERPRLVVTRSNRHIVAQVIDDIAGHTLASASTLDTSIRGGEGDKSAQAKQVGSLVAERAKAAGVEAVVFDRGGNRYAGRIAALADAAREAGLKF, encoded by the coding sequence ATGGCATACGGTGTGAAGATCGCCAAGGGTGACGCGTACAAGCGCGCCGCCATCAAGCGCCGCCACATCCGCGTCCGCAAGCACGTCTCCGGTACGCCGGAGCGTCCGCGCCTGGTCGTGACGCGTTCCAACCGCCACATCGTGGCTCAGGTCATCGACGACATCGCGGGCCACACGCTCGCCTCGGCGTCGACCCTGGACACCTCGATCCGTGGTGGCGAGGGCGACAAGAGCGCCCAGGCCAAGCAGGTCGGTTCCCTGGTCGCCGAGCGCGCCAAGGCCGCCGGCGTCGAGGCCGTCGTGTTCGACCGTGGTGGCAACAGGTACGCCGGGCGCATTGCCGCTCTGGCTGACGCCGCCCGCGAGGCCGGGCTGAAGTTCTGA
- the rpsH gene encoding 30S ribosomal protein S8 gives MTMTDPIADMLTRLRNANSAYHDSVVMPHSKIKSHIAEILQQEGFITGWKVEDAEVGKNLVLELKFGPNRERSIAGIKRISKPGLRVYAKSTNLPKVLGGLGVAIISTSHGLLTGQQAQKKGVGGEVLAYVW, from the coding sequence ATGACCATGACTGATCCGATCGCAGACATGCTGACGCGTCTGCGTAACGCGAACTCGGCGTACCACGACTCCGTGGTGATGCCGCACAGCAAGATCAAGTCGCACATCGCCGAGATCCTCCAGCAGGAGGGTTTCATCACCGGCTGGAAGGTCGAGGACGCCGAGGTCGGCAAGAACCTCGTCCTGGAGCTGAAGTTCGGCCCGAACCGTGAGCGTTCGATCGCCGGCATCAAGCGCATCTCCAAGCCGGGTCTGCGCGTTTACGCGAAGTCCACCAACCTGCCGAAGGTTCTCGGCGGCCTGGGCGTGGCGATCATCTCCACGTCCCACGGTCTCCTGACCGGCCAGCAGGCACAGAAGAAGGGCGTGGGTGGGGAAGTCCTCGCCTACGTCTGGTAG
- a CDS encoding LuxR C-terminal-related transcriptional regulator codes for MSTPNHAQAHVLVVDDSPTRTLGIVQIVKEFSYVKAISTCAFSGLAEAVGHAAPDLILLGAADSPDGDLTTVVRPRAGNRAVRFISFGYAARTRITPSSVSAGLHGFLPSTATPEDFNRALSAALAGFTYFPRNMTEELTEYRTRFPQLTPREQQVLDLLSDGMSNHRIGSFLGIKEATVKMYVSQVLAKLKVESRLQACLKARGLASAVA; via the coding sequence ATGAGCACACCAAACCATGCACAGGCCCATGTCCTTGTCGTCGACGACAGCCCGACCCGCACTCTCGGCATCGTCCAGATCGTCAAAGAGTTCTCGTACGTGAAGGCGATCAGCACGTGCGCCTTCAGCGGCCTGGCCGAGGCTGTCGGCCACGCCGCGCCGGACCTCATCCTGCTCGGCGCGGCCGACTCACCCGACGGCGACCTGACCACCGTCGTCCGGCCGCGGGCGGGGAACCGCGCCGTCCGCTTCATCTCCTTCGGCTATGCGGCCCGCACCCGCATCACGCCGTCCAGCGTCTCGGCCGGTCTCCACGGGTTCCTGCCCAGCACGGCAACGCCGGAGGACTTCAACCGCGCCCTGTCCGCCGCCCTCGCGGGATTCACGTACTTCCCCCGCAACATGACGGAGGAGCTGACCGAGTACCGCACGCGGTTCCCGCAGCTGACACCCCGAGAACAGCAGGTGCTCGATCTGCTGTCCGACGGGATGAGCAACCACCGCATCGGGAGCTTTCTGGGCATCAAGGAGGCCACGGTGAAGATGTACGTGAGCCAGGTACTTGCCAAGCTCAAGGTCGAGAGCCGGCTCCAGGCCTGCCTCAAGGCCCGGGGACTCGCCTCGGCCGTGGCCTGA